In the genome of Luteitalea pratensis, the window TTCGACACGCTCCAGACCATCCGCGCCGACGTGCACCTGCCCTCGGCACGCTATGACGATCCGCAGCGCTCCCGTGCCTTCGTCGCCAGCGCCCTGCAGGCCATGGACGCCGCGCCAGGCATTGGCGCCAGCGCCGCCGCGTACCTCGTGCCGCTGACCGACGGCTCCAACTACAGGCGACCCATCATCTTTGCCGACTCCGGAGAACGGGTAGAGGTGGCAGTGCACTGGAATGCGGTGTCACCTCGCTACTTCCAGGTGATGGCGATTCCATTCGTATCCGGCAGTACTTTCGCGCCGCGCGAAGACAGCGCCGCGACGCCCGTGATCGTGAACCGTGAATGGACACGCCGCTACTCGCCGCAGCGGCCAGCCGTGGGCCGCAGCTTCCGCCATGACGGCAATGCCACCACCCTCTATCGCGTCGTCGGCGTCGTCGAAGGCACCAAGAACCGTACCCTCGGTGAGGAGCCCCTCCCGCAGCTCTACGAACACCTGGCGCTGAAGGGTGTCGAACGATCGCGCGTGCAGCTGATCGCGCAGGTCACCGGTCCGCCCGCACTCGCGGTACCGGCAGTCGTCGCAGCGTTGCGGGGCGTCGAACCGGCCGCGGGCGTGACCGTGGAGCCGATGGCGGCGAGCATGGCGTTCGCCATGCTGCCGAGCCAGGTCGGCGCGACGATGCTCGGCAGCCTGGGCCTGCTCGGCCTCGGGTTGGCGGCGGTCGGGCTCTACGGTGTCATCGCGTACTCGGTGACGCGACGACGCCGCGAGATCGGCATCCGCATGGCGGTCGGCGCCGGTCGATCGAACATCGTGCGCCTGGTGCTCGGCGAGGCCGTCTGGCTGGTTGGATTGGGGGCGGTCATCGGACTTGGCGCCGCGCTTTTGCTGACGCGTCCGCTGGCAGCGTTCCTCGTGCCGGGCGTCAGCCCCGCCGATCCGGTCAGCTATGCCGCGGTCCTGCTCGCGCTCACGCTGACGGCGGTGCTGGCCAGCGCCGCGCCGGTCCTGCGAGCCATTCACGTCGCGCCGACGCAGGCGCTGAAGGCGGAGTGATTGCGCGTATCCTGACCGGTGTCGTGCCCATCCTGATCCGCTCCGCCACCGCTGCGGACCTGCCCGTGCTCGGGCATCTCGGCGCGCTGCTGATGCGCGTGCATCACGACTTCGACGCCCAGCGCTTCCTCTCACCTGGCACCGATCCCGAGCGCGGCTACGCCTGGTTCCTCGGCAGGCAAATCGAGGACAAGGGCTGTCTCGTCCTGGTCGCCGAGCTCGAGGGCGCCGTGATCGGCTATGTGTACGCGGCAATCGAGCCCCTGTCCTGGAAGGAACTCCGTGACCAGTCCGGCTTCATCCACGACCTGGTCGTCGAGCCCGGGCATCGCGACGGTGGCGCGGGATCGCAGCTGCTCGACGCCGCCATCGAGTGGCTGCGCGGCCGCGGCATGCCGCGCGTGCTCCTCTGTACCGCCGAGCAGAATGCGGGTGGACAGCGACTGTTCGCACGGCATGGGTTCAGGCGCACGATGATCGAGATGACGAGGGAGTTGTGAGGGCCGGGTACCGGGTTCCGGGTACCGGGTACGCAAGGTAGCGCCGGGCTGTCCCTTGGGCGCCGAAGCCTTGGCGGAGGCGGCCAGCCCGGCGTCGTCGATCCGGAATCGGGGAATTGCGAATCGGGACGCGGTGGCGCGAGGGACAGCAACGATGATGCGCGG includes:
- a CDS encoding GNAT family N-acetyltransferase encodes the protein MIARILTGVVPILIRSATAADLPVLGHLGALLMRVHHDFDAQRFLSPGTDPERGYAWFLGRQIEDKGCLVLVAELEGAVIGYVYAAIEPLSWKELRDQSGFIHDLVVEPGHRDGGAGSQLLDAAIEWLRGRGMPRVLLCTAEQNAGGQRLFARHGFRRTMIEMTREL